Below is a window of Mus caroli chromosome 2, CAROLI_EIJ_v1.1, whole genome shotgun sequence DNA.
TAGTGTTCCTCCAAATagttaaagatataaaaataggaaagaaaaaatatactgaGGGATAGAATTCTGAGCAAAAGTTACTACTAACTACAAACTAACTACAGATCGAGTTCTAGGGCAGGCAGAAAAACTCTGTTGtagggcaggaggaggaaggaaaaagaaaaagccaagttCTTTAAGGCTgtaattttctagaaaaatagCTTAAGAACTATATAATTCAAGGGCAAATGTAATAGACCAAGGCTTGACATAGAGAAGTCTGTTCAGCTGTGAAGCTCTAGATGCTGTAAGGCCCTGGTCGACTCTGAGCTGATGTACCAAGAGCTACCAGCTAAGCACTGAGATGATGTGCCTGTCATGTGCACTTTCCTCTGCTGGGGTTTTGATCTTTTCCTTTCAACAGGTTAAATTACAACAGTTGGAGTCTTCCTGTGCAGACCAGGAGAAGGAGCTCGGCAAGGTGCGAACTTTGTCCTTCCCGACAAGGGGAAACAGACTTCCATCAACCTAATATATCCCTAAGAAGTCTGACGTACAATCATGTTCCAGACTCAGGACCATCCTGGGGCTAACTGGTGGTTTAAAGaccaaaaagaagacaacaaacacaatccttagatttttttttctgctgaacaTTTTACAGGACACATCCTAACATCTGTGTCTAACACATGCTGGTCTCTGATCCTTTTCCAAATTCCCCTAAGTAATTCCTATGTAGACTACATGATATATAATTCATTTGTTCTCAAAACTgaaatgcatgtatacatacagcAAACGGTTACACAGTGGTTCTGGGAACAGGGGTGGAACATACAGACTTCTGCTTCACAGCAATAAACTGGGAATGCTTTAAGACTCAACTTTGGTTTCCCAGATAATGGAAGACTATGTGTTTGTGTCTCAGCTCTGTGAAGATCAAGCTCTCTGCATAAAGGTACAGCTTCTCTGGCAAGGGACAGCAGAGGGATTGTTAAGGGGCAGGATGAAATGAGCCAAGGTTGGTCAAAGGACcctacctagaaaaaaaaaaaactatctcaaAATGGTACTAGAGCAAGACTGTATGGTCATCAGTCCCCAGCCCATATCACCCTAGTATCCACTGAGCCTTTGTAACTGCTGATCTACTATCTAGGTACCACTGTCCTAAAATTAATAATGAGCATGTCTGTATGTCTGAGCACATCTGTGTGTCTGAGCAGTTACTCTTGGGAAATGATTCCTACTGAGGAGTAAGAGAGACAAGGTGCTGGTTTGAAAGGATGTAGTCATGGAAATACCAAGTATTCGTTCTACGGTCTCGTGGaaagtgtttgcatgtgtttaaaAACATCCTATCATAAAGTATCCAAACAGTAACTAAGGCtccatttggttttctttaaagaagtACCAGGAAGCTTTGAAGAGGATAGAAGAAGAACTAGAAACTGGATACCTTGAGAGAGAAGTGTGAGCATCCATCCTGTTTGGTGGTTAACCCCTTCTTGGCTGAATCAGCACGAACTCTGCCAAGGTCCCCTCTGGAGCTGAATGAGCCTCTCCTTTTGTTATCTGATTAGAATCAGAGTCCTAAAAGACTATAGAAACACATCTTCCTTCGTAGCTTTAGCACATGGCTACATTATAATAGCATagacatgaattttaaaaagtggtgCTGTCTGAAATCCTTGGTAAGTGGAGCGTTCCTTACTGTTCACAGGATGACCTATAACTGTCCCCATCCTCACTTCTCCTAAATATGTGACATCTCAACCATAATATAGGCATGAAATTCACCATGGAGATATTTGAGAACTATGAACTCTACTGACCTATGAACATTAAAAACGTAAAATGATGAGACCCTTGGAAACAGATGTGTTCTCCTTCTCGTTGGAAATGGTACAGATCCGAAACGAAGAGCCACACCTCCATCACTTCCCCTTCCTTATGAGCTAGTCTTACTGAATATGTCTTtctgtttattaaatatatagaagGACTTTGGCTCAACAATAAGAGGCCAAAGCTGCATAATCTTCTAAGTAGGCCACTCAGAAATGGCAATGTAGAAGCCAGGTCTTAAGACAAGGAATTCCTTGATATTGAAGGACGCTCTCAGGTCTCCTTAGATGCTTGCTGGACTTTACATTAGGACTTCACTGTTAAGCCAAGGTTCTAGAATAGTGTTGTCTAGTAGAACATTTTGTGTCATCCAGTAGAAGGGCACTATATGCAGGTGACTGACTTCTGAGTTCCTGGAAGATGGATAATGTAGCCAAGAAGCTGAGTTTCTGTTTTAACTATATTTAAACAGCTGTACATAATAGTCATGCTGTTGGATAATGCAGCTTTTAAATGATCATCTTATACATTATGAAGAGTTGAATACTTTGTCCAACCTCTTTTGTGGTTTCTCTTCCTCCTAGATCAAAAGTCTTAAGCATGGAttctgagagagaaaggagtaCGAACCTAAATAAGATGGTAAGAGTTCTATCCCTTCCACTCCATGCCTTCACACACCAAGGGAGTTTCCAGGGACTCTAAGTGGATGCCTGTTTTGCTCACTGAGCTTTCCAAACATTTCCAACCCTGATTCTGAAGCATTCTATACCACCACCAGCATCCCCAAAATAGCAAAGGAACAGTTATCTCTCCAACTTTCTCCCATACAACTGACAGATTCTCAAAAGCTAACCTAAGACCTGAGAGAATTCCAAATGAAAACCGGAAGGAGCACTATTTGATGCAGCATACTATAAAGGGGCAAATATAGCACATGCCTGTTCTCCCCTGTAGTCACAAGATGCTTTTCTGTTCTTCCCAACACAGTGTTGAATCTTCCATAACACGGGGCACCAGGTATCTGTCCACGTGTAGCTGGAGTTGCTCTGTAATGTAAAGCACAGAAAGCCATACTCCTTTATGCCACACTTCAGTGTCTGTCCATAGATAGCATCACAAAGTCATCACAGGCAAAGGTCTGAAGTGTCAGGACCTTTAGAAAGAAGGTACCAGTCCTTTCAGGCTTCTAGTTGTCTCATAGCAACAGGCATACTGGGCTATATTAGCCTGCAACCGAGGCTGACGTCACCAGACTTGTCATGTCATCAACATAAATGATTCTTTTAATCTCAGAAACAAGAGTTCATCTCTTTCCATAAGAGGAAATGCCAGATGTTAACTGTGGTCCTGGGATCAGCCAGATGTTTGCTTCTGTTAGACCATGCTCACATGTTTTATATAAGTCATTCTGGTTCCCAGCATCACACTTGCCACTCAGCAAGTAAGACTCCTGAAATGGGCTAGATCTGACATTCTAGAACCAAGCTTAGCCTGTTCCACCATGCATTCTAAGAGCCCCATCGACGGGCTCCTACTTAGCAACAACCTGGGAAAACTAGATTTTCTTTCTAAAGCCTATCATAGACCTATGAGGGTCCACTGTCCAGTGATATCCAAGTGACTTCATGCAAGAAAGGCTGTCTGGGCTCTAAGCACCTGCCATGTTCTCCAGCTGCCTCAGGCCATACCCTTGGAATGCATTTCTAGTTCTGTTGGCTTCAAAATGTAGTCAGAACTTCTCTTGCTCTTAATTTCACAAGGATGTTCGTTATAACAGCagtaaaataaacaagagaaCATTTTGGAAGAGATACAGTAAAAAGAAATCCAGAACGCCTCATTTTGAGATTATTTTAGTCCTTCTGAAACTTCTTGCTTAGGCCACATCTGTATGATTCCCGTGGGTTGTTGGGTTCCTCTTGGCAGAGGAGAAGGTAAATGGGCGCGTTAGACAGCTAAGAGTGTGAACTATGGGCCAGTGTGCAGGCCACTTACCAGTTATATCATCGCCTTATTAATAACTATCTTCCTCTACCTTAGTttatatcagtgtgtgtgtgtgtgtgtgtgtgtgtgtgtgtgtgtgtgtgtgtgtgtgtgtgtataaaccaAGTCtggatgcttgctgctcttacaagaggacccagcacccagttcagttctcagtgccCAAGTCAGtgaactcacaaccatcttgaACTCCAGCTCTACGGGATCTCACACCCTCCTTTGGCTTCCATGAGCACCCAAACCTATGTATACATATCCACCCAGAGACACAAACGAgtttaagaacaaataaaatgaatctttattaAAGCaactttcatctttaaaaattacatctgtTTGTACATATGTCGAGAAATTGTAAGGTTCGGATAACCATAACATTCACCTAATGATTCACTAGTGTTTATCTGGCAGCTTCCAGAGATTGTTTATTTACTCTTGGTGTTTCTTCTAGGATGGTTTCATCAGTAAAGGGGCACTGAGGTTCAGTAAAAGGTAAGCAAGATCATTTTTCTGGTAAACTTCCAGAAAAGCTAAGAAGCCCGGAGTCAGCTTTAGCCATTCTGCCAGAAAGCAAAATCCAGgcatgggctgggcagtggtggcacacaactttaatgccaccacttgggaggcagaggcaagccaatTTCTgtgtccaaggccagcctagtctccagagagagatccaggacagccacagctacacagaaaccctatctcaaaaaaaaaaaaaaatctagataagAATAACCActcacacacagcagcagcagaagcagactGTGTCGCTGATGAATATCTCAGTTCTAATGACATGACTTCTGACCCAAAGGCAACTGACAAACTCAACTTTCCAGTGTCAGAGGTCAGCCACTCAGCAGTTGTGAGGAACAGAAACCTGGATTCCCACAAAAGATGTGGCCACATCAcattccctccctttctcttccagttTGAAGTAGCTTGATGCATAGAGTCCCCCAGTGGCAATGACaaacaggaaggggaaagggggtcAGTGCCCCTAGATGAAAGTGTACACCATCTGACAGCAGGCATAACAACACAGAGCACACCTGTGGAAGGAAATCCCTAACAGTATCCAGCACAGAACAATTATTTTAACTCTTTAAACAAACAGGGATCCAAGATTTGAACACCTGAGAACGTATTGGTCCAGAGGGAAACATTGTGTCAGCAAAGAACAATTAGTATTCATGAAGGCCCTGCACAGGCAAGGAAAGGTCAAATTATATCCCATACAACCTGCTCACAGAGGCATAAAGAAACAATATTTAGAGTGGGTTGAAATATGGTGTAGGAAGAGTTCTATCAGGACAGTTAAAAGTATTGGTGCTTAAAAGTCAATTCCAAATGTCTGGAAACTCTGGTTAAGGAAAATGCCCTTTGATACCACATCCATGAAACGTTACACGTTCCCATACGTGGGAGGCTCCCAAAACAATGAGCAGGGTGCTCCGGGAGCCTGCAGGCTGTTCCTCTAATCCATAACAGTAGGACCCTAGTAGGACTCACTCTGATTTCTGCCACCCTTCTTTCCTTAGAAGTAGCCATTGCATCCTGTTCGTATTACGTCCTGTCCACATTCCAGTGCATGCAGTATGGGAAACTAATAACGAGTTTGCACGTACAGcctttgaagagaaagaaaaaggagtatCTTTCTAGTCTTACTTTTATtgtttagctttttgagacaagggttcaCTGTGTTGGTCTCCTactcatgaccctcctgcctcagcttcccaagtgctgcagttaCAGGCCTGTGCGCCACACTTTACTTCAGCACTGATTCTAGTCAAATAAAAGGTTGACAAACAAGATCTTACTAAAATTAAGAAACCTTGTTCTCTGATACCTGAGAACCAGGGGACCATTATAAAGGTGGAAGAGTATAGAACATTACACACGACAGAAAGGGATCTGTATCCACAATATATAAAGAGTTCCTATAAATCAACAAGCACAAACCATGTATTAGGTAAATGggcaagagaaaggaaacatgTGAGACCAACCAGCCTGTGAACAGATGTTCAGCTTCAATATTTACCAAGGAAATGTGAAATGAGGCCAgatgagtttttgttttataactgtTTGACCGACAGAATCTTAAGCACCTGGTAAGATGCTATTGGAGGAGATGGGCCTACAGAAATCCATATGTAGATACAACAAACTACTTTGGAAAATAattggcaaaaaataaataagggaatAAATGAAGTTCCATAGTGGGAAGTGGAAATAAAACAGGGGTGTGTGGAAAGAATGACTGAGTGACGGGATCAGTTACGGGCTGACTGGAATGTGAAGACGTCAGAGGAACTCAAGCCTGAGATTCTGCTCTGTTCCaagtcttctgacctctgatTAATCATTTCTGTGGTTTCTCTTGCAGTATTTTTCGTTCCCTCTTGTTCTCCACGCTGTTTTTCATCAGATTGCTGGGATACCTGATCTTCCATTTAAGTTTTATAAATCCCGACCTCCTGGTCAACGCACTGCCTAAGATACTGAGCAGGGACGTCTTGTGGAAGCTGAGATgtttcctctttccatctctcaCGCTTGAGACAGAAGACATGTTACCCCACTGATCCCCAAGCCATATCTGAGGGCAGCGGAAGGCAGGAGGGATGCAGGCTTGCAAATGGCAAGTGGCAAAATCTGTGGAGGGGAGAAGTGTGCCTCAGCTTTTCCCTCAAGGTTGGCCTACTTAGTGACCATCTGTCTCAATGTCACGTTTCCAGGATTAACCTTGCCCAGTAAAGAACTCTGTCAATAAGTCTCTGCATGGATGGGTACAGTGAACAGTACACAGTGGGGATCAAACCTCATCAATTTTGGGACTCTATAGACACTTTGTAAAGTTAGAACTGACCAGAGAGTTCCATCAGTCTCCAAAATCTAATGACTGGGATCCCTGAAATGCACAGGATCCCTGCCTCCCTGAAATGAACAGGATCCCCGCCTCCCTGAAATGCACAGGATCCCCGCCTCCCTGAAATGCACAGGATCCCCGCCTCCCTGAAATGCACAGGATCCCCGCCTCCCTGAAATGCACAGGATCCCCGCCTCCTTAGAGCTGAACTTATATGAAAATCGAAAGTAGTGTCAActgtcctgctgtgtgtgtgcccatTAACAGGTTAGCCCACAGTGTCACATACATGTCACATCAAATACTCAGGAGACCAAGGCAGAAAAATCATGAGCTCAAGGCTAGAAGAGGCAATACAGGAAGATCTTCCCtccaaaataatagtaattaataataataataatcaaccAAGATTTATGAGTATAACATCATAATAGGCTGGAAGAAGCCTCAAAATGTCATCAGGGttacatttccatttctttctccttggaCATCCCCCTTTTTAGTTCAAGATGACTGTCACCACCATAAATCCCATACTACCCAATTAGCAATCTCAGCAGAATGACACAGTCTTTGACAAGAGCTCTAATAGCAGAGCCCAGAGATCACAGACTGGCCCATCTGATGTAAACCACTTAACCCTATCTTACAGTCCCTGTGGCCAACAGGACAGACTTTCCAATTGGTCAAGCCTGAGGCTTGTGTCTAATTCCTTGGTAGGGAATGGGAGAGGTAAAAAGGGAGATGAGGAGCAGGGAattggctcagtggataagagcatgTTTCTGTGAGAGAATAAGGACCTGCGTTCAAGTCTCTGGGCcccatgttaaaaaaacaaaaaacaaaaaatgtcagCCATGCCTGCAAGCCCAATactaaagaagaaagacaggcaaCTCTTCACTGGCCAAACTGCTCAGCCAAAAGAGCAGGCTTCAGATTTGAAGTGGCCCTGCCTGAAGGAAATAGGAAATTAATAAGGCAGGACATTGGATTCCCTTCATTGTCCTCCACCAGTGCCTGTGCGCTGTGCgcacgtgcgtgcgcgcgcgcacacacacacacacacacacacacggggggggggggaggtgagaaGGGAATAGTCAAGGGACCAGCACAGCCAGATCGCATACAGTGTGTTTCCCACAGAAAAGGAGTCTGTGTTtccagaagcagggagagggatgCTTGACAAGCAAGGCAGGCATCCCCTTAATCATCCAACTCTAGCAATTAACCCTCTAAAGCTGGAGCCCTGTCTGCCTTCCCACAAACAAAATGTATAAGTCCTCAAGATCCTAGACTGAGATACTGGAAATTCCTACAGATCGGGATAAGACTTGTGTCATTAATCAGAGCTGCGATAAGCGAGGACTCTAAACTGCACACAACCGCTATAAACCACTTTTGGAGCTCAGAGCAGTCTACATATGGCCGCAGTCTTTATTTTTCCAAAACTGCCAAAGCACCTAAGCGTCTTACTTCAGGGTAAGTTCTgaccccatccacccactccccccaccctgaaATACTCCCTCCTTCCTACTGTCAGAACCCCGGTCAGCTCTGACGTTCCGGTAAGAGCTAGCTCAGCCCACTGCCATTGCTCCTTTAAACCACAGGATGTCACTGTTGAGAAGGTGCAGGGATCATTTATTAAACAAATGAAGACGCGCTGGCTAATAGAAAGCAATGCTAATGATACACGAGTGGGGGAGAGAAATCGGGCAGGCCTGCTCTGGAAAGCTTAGAGGCGGCTCAAGACCCCATCCACATGCGTGTTCTGCAAAGGCAGCTGAGTCCGTCCCTCAGGGCCCGGCACTGAGGAGGCAGACTGCTCAGGGTCTCAGTGCTGAGCTCAAGGCACTCCCCTCCAGGAAAACTTGTGGTGACTGAAGCCAGCCTGTTTTCTGGAGAGTGCCCTCTCTCCTGCAGTCAAGATTTCTTCCTTTTAGGGCCCTTGCAACCCAAAGGGTCTAGAAAAGTCACCTAAGCACGCCTCCAAGATACACACCCGTCCTACAGTCACTTTCCCACACTCCGCCCAAATGCCAACCCCTAGAGACAGTTCAGTTGAATAAAAGGCAGTTTAAAACCGCTTATTTCTGTAGTAGGACGCAAATTTAGTACCTAAACTGCTGTTAGCTGGGCTGTTTAGGCAACACCTCTACATACCTAAATTCTCAAAGAGATGTTTCAGTTCCTGCGTTCCTGTTGCCCTTTGTCTATaggaggaaaaagaacaaaaagagagagcTTTTGTTAAGCCAAGAGAGGCATGGCATCTGCCCTTGagaagaagaaacacatacaCGCACTCATCTTGGGCCCTACGATAGAAAACAGGAAGGAATTCCCATGGTGATATGCAACGGGTGGTGGCATCAGATCTTTGGGTTAAGGTAGACCATGAGTTCTCAAACTGCTGGTCAAGAGCCCTTTGTGAATCAAACAACCCTTCCATGGCGTTGcatagcagatatcctgcatagcaaATATTTGTATTACAGtttataacaatagaaaaattacagtaatgaggtagcaacaaaaatattttttaatgtgtggttgggggaggggggtcaccacaacacgaggaactatGAAAGAgtcgcagcattgggaaggtggaGAGCGAATGCTAGATGCTGATACAACCTGCCACTGTCGGTGACACCTTTGTGAAAGGATTAAAATCAGAAGTCACTGGGCAACACAAACTGGGCTCCGCAGGGCAGTGGAGGGTAAAGAAAttcaaagttgggtgggtagggaggtgagggtgggagggtggTACAAAGGAGCTTGGGGGAGAGATATAGTCAAGATACACTGTAtgaaatgaaattctcaaagaattagaaataacattttttatctaagctgaggagatggctccgtAGTGAAATTCCTGCTGTAAAAGCACAAGGAGCTGAGAGAGCCATTTCTAGCATAGCAGCTGTGTGGCATCCCTGTTACCCCAAGGctgagaaaacagaggcaggcagagcccagAGACTTCGGGGCCAATCTGATGGTCAGTGGGAGTTCCAGGTTCTCAAGATGTAGAGTAGGAGGGAAAACAATGTTAACATCGGTTTCTgggctctacacacacacacacacacacacacacacacaaacacacatgcacacacacccaaccACAAGTCTTGggttagtattttcttttttcaatggtgcattttttttattttattttatttattttttttaatttttaatatttttattacatattttcctcagttacatttccaatgctatcccaaaNNNNNNNNNNNttaagatcctgtggcgggtgttgtgggtagctggcgagtgtcagccgaccctgcgccctagctaccctggcgcttttctgaccggagaggcttgttgccctactgaggccggatttctgcctccccaaccaaagcagtctcaggtcccgcgtgattggcgGGTTAGTATTTTCAATGGAACTAACTAAAACAGAAGTACCAAACTCGTGAGGCAAATATAGGCTGATCTCTGAGCTTAGGGCCAGTGAGTTTCAGGTTAGCTAGcaacagatcctgtctcaagtgATGGTGGTGACCTAACCTGTTAAATTGTGTGGAACTGTTCGACTCTGAATAGCTTTGGGTTGTATCCAAATCCCACATATCCTAAATAGTGAGACCCAACACAATGGCGAGTCCTGGAAGGCTCCTGATCCAGGCCTGCGTTACATACTCCATCATTCCTCTTTCCTGAGCCTGGTAGTTTGCTTCCACTGGGCGGTCAGTGTTATATTATGGATTCCCTGCTTGGCATACAGAAAGACAATGTGAAAGAACCCCATGACAAGCATTCTGCCCTGGGTCAGAAGCGTTGACACGCTCTAACCTCAGATATTTGGAactcagaatcagaaatgaaagtacACATTGCAATTTCAGAACCACTTAggtaaagaaaattttaagattttttttctctttcatggaTGGTTTTTATCACTGTATTTTCCCTGCTAGGGCTAAGTGGGATAATGCTGAGAAAATGGCTCAGCGAGACAGAAGAGGACTCAAATCCATAGCCCCTGCTTGGCATCTgtagaattgccttggtcattgttTGAAATAAAGATGAGCACTGAGTGCAGTGTTTGAGATCAGAATGCAGGAGCTGAAGATTAAGGAGCAGAGAAAGCTCCTCATAGCAGAGGCAAAGGAGCCcatttagtaataataataattaatagagGAGAGACCGATTTCCTCACCAATATAAACATTAGGAGATGAGCCGTTGCTGTTCTGACTACAGCTACAACATCCCTTAAGTGACTTGAGAGTTTAACTTTGTGATCCTATGAAGCAGAGACATTCTGGAGTTGAAGTGGATAGCATCACAACTTTTAATATTCCTCTGATATAACGTCACCTCCTGGATGCTTGCTGTGAAGTTGAGGCAGGGCTCATATGCAGCATAGAAAAAGTGAGAGGCTACCTGCAGCATGAGGAGAGAGCTGCTGCAGCTGGTAGCTGAGACCTAAACACTTCTCCATCACAGCAGACAGCTGGGCAGCATGGCTCACTATTGCAGCAGGGAGGCCCTTAGTTTGACCACAGTGCACTTACTCTTCATGAACAGCAGAGGGCACTGTTCCTTGACACATGAAAGTCTCCAGGGCTCACTTGTTCCACTCTTCCCTAGAACATCAAGAGTACAAGCAATAAAGTACCTAGCTACCAAGTTAGAATTCCTCTAATCTACAGACTGTGTGCCCTGAGTAGAGTTTTACCCCCTACGTCTTTAAACTTATGTCTTTAACTTGAATTAGGACTTGCCATTTTGATAATTCCCTGAATAGGTATCGCTCCACAACTCCATATACATGAAGATAAACAGAGGGCTAGATAGACCCAAAACTCTCTCACTTGGTGAAGACAGGGAAGATGAACACATTCAACCCCCTGCAGCAGTAACTCCTCTTTAAGGAAGCTACCCTCCTTTGCCCCGACACATGGCAAATCTTAACCTAGGCTTCTGCCCAGAACACCCACATCTCCTCTTGAATTATAATTTTCACCTGAGAAAGCAAAGTCTGGACACTGGAATGTCAGGACTTACCTGTAATTTAAGTAcataagaggtagaggcaggaggaccaggagttcaaggtcggtgtgggctacagagtgactttaaggccagcctgaacaacaTGAAACCTGTCTCAAGGGGGAAAAGTCTGAGAATTTAAGATTAGGTGACCTGACATCATTCATTCTGCATTCCTGCAGTCCCAGTGTCTTCCATGACACTCAACCCCTCAAAGCAGATGTGATGTTCATGACCATGGCTGTGATTTGTCATATACCAGTCAATTTTctgagtgttttggttttttttttgttttgttgcgcATCATTGAATTAAATGTGATCCTCCAAGGTCAATGTTATTATGCCCAAGTATAAGCAAGCCTTTTCCTGAAAACAACGCAGGTTACGAAGGTTTTGACTTGAAATTCTGTGGTCCAGGTTTGGCTCTCACTCTACAGCTTGGCTCCTAAACTCACCCTTGCTTCTGAAAATAGGTAGACCAGATATCCAGCCAGGGAGAGGTTGGGACATACCTCCAAGGAAAGGGGATGTTTTCTTACCTCTGTACAGGAAGATCCCAGCCTTGGCTCTACTTACATATATCATAGGTACCAAAGAGACTTGAGAACTTACTGTAGAGTCATAGAACTGGAGAGAAAATTAGAGGATTTTCTTTCTGGAGCAATCTACCAGAGTTTAATTGTGGGGTGGAATAGAATGGGagtgttaaattttaaattatgttttccaACATTGTATAATTAGATATCATGTTTTAATGAAAATCGAATCCAAATGATTGGACTTACATAATTTTGGGTATCACACAAAGTACATGCTCTCTCTAAATGACCGCACAACACTATCTCAGTTGCTGCCTGAAAGTCTGGGGTCTGGAAT
It encodes the following:
- the Tmco5a gene encoding transmembrane and coiled-coil domain-containing protein 5A isoform X2; this translates as MEEQKENQLDYESEKMEILRLAQSKKNIISLNMDLERDMQRIDEANQELLLEIQEKENEIQRLEHEITQTGDPAEDEEWEKENFTVMEREQALQELEEETARLERKNETLVHSISELQRKLTRKSQKVIRCEQGDLETTPEESKVKLQQLESSCADQEKELGKLCEDQALCIKKYQEALKRIEEELETGYLEREVSKVLSMDSERERSTNLNKMDGFISKGALRFSKSIFRSLLFSTLFFIRLLGYLIFHLSFINPDLLVNALPKILSRDVLWKLRCFLFPSLTLETEDMLPH
- the Tmco5a gene encoding transmembrane and coiled-coil domain-containing protein 5A isoform X3; protein product: MEILRLAQSKKNIISLNMDLERDMQRIDEANQELLLEIQEKENEIQRLEHEITQTGDPAEDEEWEKENFTVMEREQALQELEEETARLERKNETLVHSISELQRKLTRKSQKVIRCEQGDLETTPEESKVKLQQLESSCADQEKELGKIMEDYVFVSQLCEDQALCIKKYQEALKRIEEELETGYLEREVSKVLSMDSERERSTNLNKMDGFISKGALRFSKSIFRSLLFSTLFFIRLLGYLIFHLSFINPDLLVNALPKILSRDVLWKLRCFLFPSLTLETEDMLPH
- the Tmco5a gene encoding transmembrane and coiled-coil domain-containing protein 5A isoform X1 yields the protein MEEQKENQLDYESEKMEILRLAQSKKNIISLNMDLERDMQRIDEANQELLLEIQEKENEIQRLEHEITQTGDPAEDEEWEKENFTVMEREQALQELEEETARLERKNETLVHSISELQRKLTRKSQKVIRCEQGDLETTPEESKVKLQQLESSCADQEKELGKIMEDYVFVSQLCEDQALCIKKYQEALKRIEEELETGYLEREVSKVLSMDSERERSTNLNKMDGFISKGALRFSKSIFRSLLFSTLFFIRLLGYLIFHLSFINPDLLVNALPKILSRDVLWKLRCFLFPSLTLETEDMLPH